One genomic window of Azospirillum thermophilum includes the following:
- a CDS encoding dihydroneopterin aldolase: MASLRHCAIVDFALRHGRPAPGGFFFVRRYASATRPRHPGASTYTILLRGFAATVAMDGWPGRPEVRINLRLTVAHPGPGFPDDIAAVMSYEDIVEDLRRVCARESLPSPDHLAERTAGLCLAHPEVLTAEVEVELPAIGAQGDQGTAVGAAVTRVQRSKS; the protein is encoded by the coding sequence GTGGCGAGCCTTCGCCATTGCGCTATAGTCGATTTCGCGCTACGGCATGGCCGCCCGGCGCCGGGAGGCTTTTTCTTTGTCCGACGATATGCTTCAGCGACGCGCCCCCGCCATCCGGGGGCGTCGACCTATACGATCCTTCTCCGCGGCTTCGCCGCCACCGTCGCCATGGACGGCTGGCCGGGACGTCCCGAGGTTCGCATCAATCTGCGCCTGACGGTGGCACACCCTGGGCCGGGGTTCCCGGACGACATCGCCGCCGTCATGTCCTATGAGGACATCGTGGAGGATCTGCGCCGGGTGTGTGCCCGCGAGTCCCTGCCGAGCCCCGACCACCTCGCCGAACGGACGGCGGGCCTCTGCCTCGCCCATCCGGAAGTCCTGACCGCCGAAGTGGAGGTGGAACTGCCGGCTATCGGCGCCCAGGGCGATCAAGGCACAGCCGTTGGCGCCGCCGTGACAAGGGTGCAACGCAGCAAATCCTGA
- a CDS encoding N-acetylmuramoyl-L-alanine amidase family protein, with amino-acid sequence MERRRLLRLAMTVPLVAAAGLGGGAAAEAAEPQRPAAKPVQAKPRLIMLDPGHGGADPGAIGTRGTQEKDVTLDIAQEIARLLTARHRLAAKLTRRDDRFLALEERVDLTRKAGADLFISIHADSAPNHDARGLSAYTLSDQASDSFASKLAAQENKADRFGGIDLKAAKPAVRDILLDLTARHTKHAALVARQALVKGAGKDLRLLDNPMRSANFAVLKAPDVPSVLVETGFLSNPQDEEVLRDVQARRVVARVLAREIAAVVSRSPFA; translated from the coding sequence ATGGAACGCAGACGACTTCTTCGACTGGCGATGACCGTCCCGCTCGTGGCCGCTGCGGGACTCGGGGGTGGTGCTGCGGCCGAGGCGGCGGAGCCGCAGCGGCCCGCGGCGAAGCCCGTTCAGGCGAAGCCGCGGCTGATCATGCTCGATCCCGGCCATGGCGGGGCCGATCCCGGCGCCATCGGCACCCGCGGCACCCAGGAGAAGGACGTCACGCTGGATATCGCGCAGGAGATTGCGCGGCTGCTGACTGCCCGGCACAGGCTGGCGGCGAAGCTGACCCGCCGCGACGACCGTTTCCTGGCGCTGGAGGAGAGGGTGGACCTGACCCGCAAGGCCGGGGCGGACCTGTTCATCTCCATCCACGCCGACAGTGCGCCCAACCACGACGCCCGCGGGCTGTCGGCCTACACCCTGTCGGATCAGGCGTCGGACAGCTTCGCCTCGAAGCTGGCGGCGCAGGAGAACAAGGCGGACCGCTTCGGCGGCATCGACCTGAAGGCCGCAAAGCCGGCGGTGCGGGACATCCTGCTGGACCTGACCGCCCGCCACACCAAGCATGCGGCACTGGTCGCCCGGCAGGCTTTGGTGAAGGGGGCGGGGAAGGACCTGCGGTTGCTGGACAATCCCATGCGGTCGGCGAACTTCGCCGTCCTCAAGGCGCCGGACGTGCCGTCGGTGCTGGTGGAGACCGGCTTCCTGTCCAATCCCCAGGATGAGGAGGTCCTGCGTGACGTGCAGGCTCGTCGCGTCGTCGCGCGGGTCCTGGCGCGCGAGATCGCCGCCGTGGTTTCCCGCAGTCCGTTCGCCTGA
- a CDS encoding BON domain-containing protein, producing MKRMNRQIPHCVRTLGMTFSRRPHQWRDGERRRTVGRWIRLFSLVGVAVASAGASGCAPLVIGGAAGTAVVASEHRGLKGFASDTDIRAQINHLWLQHSLSLANRIGLTVDHGRVLLTGRAADAQMRLDAVRLAWQADGVKEVINEIQVDNESGILDSARDTWISTQLRTKITFDGDIHSQNYSIDTINGVVYLMGTATTQDEMDRVVQHARSVPNVQRVVNYVRLLSSL from the coding sequence ATGAAGCGCATGAACCGCCAGATTCCCCATTGCGTTCGGACCCTGGGCATGACTTTTTCGCGCCGCCCGCATCAGTGGCGGGACGGGGAGCGGAGGCGTACGGTGGGCAGGTGGATCCGCCTTTTTTCGCTTGTGGGAGTGGCGGTCGCATCGGCCGGCGCGTCCGGCTGCGCGCCCCTCGTCATCGGTGGGGCCGCCGGAACGGCAGTGGTGGCCTCCGAGCATCGCGGGCTGAAGGGTTTTGCCAGCGATACCGACATCCGGGCGCAGATCAACCACCTTTGGCTGCAGCACTCCCTGTCCCTCGCCAACCGGATCGGCCTGACGGTCGATCATGGCCGCGTGCTGCTGACCGGACGCGCGGCCGATGCGCAGATGCGGCTCGACGCCGTCCGGCTCGCCTGGCAGGCCGACGGTGTGAAGGAAGTGATCAACGAGATCCAGGTGGACAATGAGTCCGGGATCCTCGACAGCGCGCGCGACACCTGGATTTCAACCCAGCTCCGCACAAAGATCACTTTCGATGGAGACATTCATAGCCAGAACTACAGCATCGATACGATCAACGGCGTTGTCTATCTGATGGGTACGGCGACCACCCAGGACGAGATGGACCGTGTCGTCCAGCACGCCCGGTCGGTGCCGAACGTCCAGCGTGTCGTCAACTACGTGCGTCTGCTTTCCAGCCTGTGA
- the folK gene encoding 2-amino-4-hydroxy-6-hydroxymethyldihydropteridine diphosphokinase encodes MTIVYLALGSNLGDRAANLSGAIAALGADPGTGVRIDRMSAVYETAPMYVTDQPAFLNMAVRGTTTLGPWELLRLAKRIEAALGRTQGGERFGPRPVDIDILMYGSLIMHAADLEIPHPRIAERAFVLCPLADIAADLMHPTLAMTVGELAAQVPGKDTVVRLADRLESVRPLLMSA; translated from the coding sequence ATGACCATCGTCTATCTCGCTCTCGGCAGCAATCTCGGGGACCGCGCGGCGAACCTGTCGGGCGCGATCGCCGCACTTGGCGCCGACCCTGGTACCGGTGTCAGGATCGACCGGATGTCGGCGGTCTACGAGACGGCGCCGATGTATGTGACCGACCAGCCGGCCTTCCTCAACATGGCCGTGCGCGGCACGACGACCCTCGGACCCTGGGAACTGCTGCGACTCGCCAAGCGGATCGAAGCCGCCCTCGGCCGGACGCAGGGCGGGGAGCGGTTCGGGCCCAGGCCGGTCGACATCGACATCCTGATGTACGGCTCCCTGATCATGCATGCCGCCGATCTGGAGATTCCGCACCCGCGCATCGCCGAGCGGGCCTTCGTCCTCTGCCCGCTGGCCGACATCGCGGCCGACCTGATGCACCCGACCTTGGCGATGACCGTAGGGGAACTGGCGGCGCAGGTGCCGGGAAAGGATACCGTCGTCCGGCTGGCGGACAGGCTGGAGAGCGTCCGTCCCCTTCTGATGTCCGCCTGA